A genomic window from Triticum urartu cultivar G1812 chromosome 7, Tu2.1, whole genome shotgun sequence includes:
- the LOC125520602 gene encoding nucleotide-sugar uncharacterized transporter 2-like isoform X2 gives MAALACRAMEELRGSLYNEFHTSEGAKRQQQRFCGPGVALTFNFVVSVGIIMANKMVMGSVGFNFPVALSLIHYIAAWVLMAVLRALYLMPIAPPSKSTPFSSLFALGAVMSFSTGLANISLKHNSVGFYQMAKIAVTPTIVAAEFILLRKGVSFRKVITLVIVSFGVAVATVTDLEFNIFGACVAVAWIIPSAINKILWSNLQQSGNWTALALMWKTTPITIFFFLVLMPLMDPPGLLSFNWNFKNSCAIMISALLGFLLQWSGALALGATSALSHVVLGQFKTIVIMLSGFLVFKSDPGLTSLYGAVIALGGMSVYTYLGLKESTTGGKRIPSASRQSSLSLKSKVIIDEEKPETRPVDSV, from the exons ATGGCAGCCTTGGCAT GCAGGGCAATGGAGGAGCTGAGAGGTTCTCTCTACAATGAATTTCATACTTCGGAAGGGGCTAAGCGACAGCAGCAGAGGTTTTGTGGCCCGGGTGTCGCGCTAACATTCAACTTTGTGGTTTCTGTTGGGATCATCATGGCAAACAAAATG GTGATGGGTAGTGTTGGGTTTAACTTCCCAGTTGCACTGTCTCTAATTCATTACATAGCTGCCTGGGTCCTCATGGCTGTCCTGAGGGCATTATACTTGATGCCCATTGCTCCTCCTTCAAAATCCACTCCTTTCTCCTCATTATTCGCTTTGGGTGCTGTGATGTCTTTTTCCACCGGACTTGCTAATATCAGCTTAAAGCATAATAG TGTAGGGTTTTATCAAATGGCTAAGATAGCTGTAACTCCAACCATAGTTGCAGCAGAATTTATTCTTCTCAGAAAAGGTGTTTCCTTTCGAAAG GTCATCACACTAGTTATAGTGTCATTTGGTGTGGCTGTAGCAACTGTTACTGATTTGGAGTTCAACATTTTTGGTGCTTGTGTGGCAGTAGCTTGGATCATTCCTAGTGCTATAAACAAGATCCTGTGGTCAAATCTGCAACAGAGTGGAAACTGGACTGCTCTTGC GTTGATGTGGAAGACAACCCCAATTACAATATTTTTCTTTCTTGTCCTGATGCCTTTGATGGATCCTCCAGGATTGTTGTCTTTCAACTGGAATTTCAAGAACAGCTGTGCAATTATGATATCTGCTTTGCTTGGTTTTCTTCTTCAGTGGTCCGGTGCTTTGGCACTTGG TGCAACCTCGGCTCTATCTCATGTTGTGCTAGGCCAATTCAAGACTATTGTCATAATGCTCTCTGGGTTTCTGGTATTTAAATCTGATCCTGGACTCACCAGTCTTTATGGAGCTGTCATTGCACTAGGAGGCATGTCAGTCTACACTTACCTAGGGCTAAAAGAGTCAACCACTGGCGGTAAGAGAATTCCATCAGCGTCTAGGCAGAGTTCTCTCTCACTGAAGTCCAAGGTTATAATAGACGAAGAAAAGCCAGAAACAAGACCAGTGGACTCTGTCTAA
- the LOC125520602 gene encoding nucleotide-sugar uncharacterized transporter 2-like isoform X1 — MGLWEFILRGGGRRFIKRKGSDAGEAGRAMEELRGSLYNEFHTSEGAKRQQQRFCGPGVALTFNFVVSVGIIMANKMVMGSVGFNFPVALSLIHYIAAWVLMAVLRALYLMPIAPPSKSTPFSSLFALGAVMSFSTGLANISLKHNSVGFYQMAKIAVTPTIVAAEFILLRKGVSFRKVITLVIVSFGVAVATVTDLEFNIFGACVAVAWIIPSAINKILWSNLQQSGNWTALALMWKTTPITIFFFLVLMPLMDPPGLLSFNWNFKNSCAIMISALLGFLLQWSGALALGATSALSHVVLGQFKTIVIMLSGFLVFKSDPGLTSLYGAVIALGGMSVYTYLGLKESTTGGKRIPSASRQSSLSLKSKVIIDEEKPETRPVDSV, encoded by the exons ATGGGACTATGGGAGTTCATCCtgcgcggcggcggccggcggttCATCAAGCGCAAGGGCAGCGACGCCGGCGAGGCTG GCAGGGCAATGGAGGAGCTGAGAGGTTCTCTCTACAATGAATTTCATACTTCGGAAGGGGCTAAGCGACAGCAGCAGAGGTTTTGTGGCCCGGGTGTCGCGCTAACATTCAACTTTGTGGTTTCTGTTGGGATCATCATGGCAAACAAAATG GTGATGGGTAGTGTTGGGTTTAACTTCCCAGTTGCACTGTCTCTAATTCATTACATAGCTGCCTGGGTCCTCATGGCTGTCCTGAGGGCATTATACTTGATGCCCATTGCTCCTCCTTCAAAATCCACTCCTTTCTCCTCATTATTCGCTTTGGGTGCTGTGATGTCTTTTTCCACCGGACTTGCTAATATCAGCTTAAAGCATAATAG TGTAGGGTTTTATCAAATGGCTAAGATAGCTGTAACTCCAACCATAGTTGCAGCAGAATTTATTCTTCTCAGAAAAGGTGTTTCCTTTCGAAAG GTCATCACACTAGTTATAGTGTCATTTGGTGTGGCTGTAGCAACTGTTACTGATTTGGAGTTCAACATTTTTGGTGCTTGTGTGGCAGTAGCTTGGATCATTCCTAGTGCTATAAACAAGATCCTGTGGTCAAATCTGCAACAGAGTGGAAACTGGACTGCTCTTGC GTTGATGTGGAAGACAACCCCAATTACAATATTTTTCTTTCTTGTCCTGATGCCTTTGATGGATCCTCCAGGATTGTTGTCTTTCAACTGGAATTTCAAGAACAGCTGTGCAATTATGATATCTGCTTTGCTTGGTTTTCTTCTTCAGTGGTCCGGTGCTTTGGCACTTGG TGCAACCTCGGCTCTATCTCATGTTGTGCTAGGCCAATTCAAGACTATTGTCATAATGCTCTCTGGGTTTCTGGTATTTAAATCTGATCCTGGACTCACCAGTCTTTATGGAGCTGTCATTGCACTAGGAGGCATGTCAGTCTACACTTACCTAGGGCTAAAAGAGTCAACCACTGGCGGTAAGAGAATTCCATCAGCGTCTAGGCAGAGTTCTCTCTCACTGAAGTCCAAGGTTATAATAGACGAAGAAAAGCCAGAAACAAGACCAGTGGACTCTGTCTAA